The following are encoded in a window of Drosophila simulans strain w501 chromosome 3L, Prin_Dsim_3.1, whole genome shotgun sequence genomic DNA:
- the LOC6737184 gene encoding protein ECT2 isoform X6 yields MESGEKTAKGRWKLILGPPALKYAAEMKQTLGQNSRPIYNYAMRGVVTCFTGIRKKDELTKLVNLIHSMGGCIKKDLNTKTTHLICNHSGGEKYQYAKTFRLTVVRPAWVFAAWADRNSLEFDATQENFTKTHRLKAFEGQKICFFGFPVEEHQHMVDVLLENGGVCAELDDPECSHVVVDEHTTLTKPEPKNNHTHILKSDWFWYTIQNGYANEMDYLFGDYLDSITNTPNTDRRDSLPISFNKRKRKRFSQRIQLEGTPLGSGKRRSSVSDAGLLSVSNSLFDCTTSPDKLESDKLLHAEPEASDATPAKKSMRFNHFMDFYTTESNYVGILDTILNLFKNKLEELAETNDPLLNKSEIKTIFGNFLPIHEVHQSMLEHLRKLHANWREDCLIGDIIIQHRDELIKAYPPYVNFFEQMKEQLQYCDREYPRFHAFLKINQTKPECGRQGLQDLMIRPVQRLPSISLLLNDILKHTTSGNADHGRLEEALKAIKQVTLHINEDKRRTESRMAIFDIFNDIEGCPAHLVSSNRSFILKCEVNELSDSLSGRGDSLVLYLFSDSIELCKRRSKGFNTAKSPSTAKTHKHLKLISLNTIRLVIDISDSPRAFGLLLRGDKEKLYTFTISDEETDKSVYVKKLCNQIAAHTCRTDADKLLICRTSQELEVDISDVNVSTLSKAFKLAAKTRLKVGRAFSFNKTPNKLKRAVSTMMTSPFGSTNSLTPASQLAQMRLASCTNINEVDDEDCASMRSSSPSTQSEMLVVPPLSVQPTRKNKAVVGRI; encoded by the exons ATGGAGTCAGGGGAGAAAACTGCAAAAGGAAGATGGAAACT CATTCTGGGACCGCCGGCTTTGAAGTACGCGGCCGAGATGAAACAGACACTGGGCCAGAACTCGCGGCCCATTTACAATTACGCGATGCGCGGCGTGGTCACTTGTTTTACGGGCATACGCAAGAAGGATGAGCTG acgAAGCTGGTTAATCTCATTCACTCGATGGGTGGCTGCATTAAAAAGGATCTGAACACGAAGACCACGCATTTGATTTGCAACCACAGTGGCGGCGAAAAGTACCA gTACGCCAAAACCTTTCGGTTGACCGTGGTTCGTCCTGCTTGGGTGTTTGCCGCTTGGGCGGATCGTAATTCGCTGGAGTTCGATGCCACGCAAGAGAACTTCACCAAGACGCATCGCCTGAAGGCATTCGAGGGTCAAAAGATTTGCTTCTTTGGATTCCCTGTGGAGGAGCATCAGCATATGGTGGATGTACTTTTAGAAAACGGAGGCGTTTGTGCCGAGCTCGATGATCCGGAGTGCTCGCATGTC GTGGTTGACGAGCACACGACTTTGACAAAGCCGGAGCCGAAGAATAATCACACGCATATCCTGAAATCAGACTGGTTCTGGTATACCATACAGAATGGCTATGCCAATGAGATGGACTATCTGTTTGGCGAC TATTTGGATAGCATCACGAATACACCGAACACAGATCGTCGGGATTCCTTACCCATTAGCTTTAACAAGAGGAAACGCAAGCGTTTTTCGCAACGCATCCAGCTGGAGGGTACTCCGTTGGGTTCCGGAAAACGACGCTCCTCCGTTTCGGATGCCGGTCTACTGTCCGTATCAAATAGTTTGTTCGACTGCACCACCAGTCCGGATAAACTGGAGTCGGATAAGCTGCTGCATGCCGAGCCGGAGGCGAGTGATGCCACTCCAGCCAAGAAATCGATGCGCTTTAATCACTTTATGGACTTTTATACCACAGAGTCCAACTACGTGGGCATATTGGACACCATACTGAAT CTTTTTAAAAACAAGTTGGAAGAGTTGGCCGAAACCAATGATCCGCTGCTCAATAAGTCGGAGATCAAGACGATCTTTGGCAACTTCCTGCCTATCCACGAGGTACACCAAAGCATGCTGGAGCATCTGCGGAAGTTGCATGCTAACTGGCGGGAGGATTGTCTTATTGGAGACATAATCATTCAACATCGCGACGAGCTGATAAAGGCGTATCCACCATACGTCAACTTCTTCGAGCAGATGAAGGAGCAACTGCAGTACTGCGATCGGGAATATCCGCGTTTCCACGCCTTTCTGAAGATTAATCAAACGAAACCGGAGTGCGGACGCCAAGGTCTACAGGATCTGATGATCCGTCCGGTTCAGCGATTGCCCAGTATCAGTCTGTTGCTAAATGATATCCTAAAACATACGACTAGTGGCAATGCAGATCACGGACGTTTGGAGGAGGCTCTGAAAGCCATCAAGCAGGTGACACTGCATATCAACGAGGACAAAAGGAGGACAGAATCGCGCATGGCCATCTTCGATATATTCAACGATATCGAAGGGTGTCCGGCGCATTTAGTGAGTTCCAACCGCAGCTTTATCCTAAAGTGTGAGGTGAACGAGCTCTCCGACTCGCTGAGCGGTCGTGGTGATAGCCTGGTCCTGTACCTGTTCTCCGATTCCATTGAGCTGTGCAAGCGGCGTTCTAAAGGATTCAACACTGCAAAGTCGCCAAGCACGGCCAAGACGCATAAGCATCTCAAACTGATATCCCTGAATACGATCCGGCTAGTGATTGACATCTCGGATAGTCCAAGAGCTTTTGGTTTGCTCTTGCGGGGCGATAAGGAGAAGCTCTATACGTTTACGATCAGTGATGAGGAGACGGATAAGTCGGTCTATGTAAAGAAATTGTGCAACCAGATTGCAGCCCACACCTGCCGTACTGATGCG GACAAACTTTTGATTTGTCGTACCTCCCAGGAACTGGAGGTGGACATAAGCGATGTGAATGTCAGCACGCTCAGCAAAGCCTTTAAACTGGCAGCCAAAACGCGACTCAAG GTGGGTCGTGCTTTCTCCTTCAACAAGACGCCCAACAAACTGAAACGGGCCGTATCCACGATGATGACTTCGCCGTTTGGCAGCACCAACTCTCTAACACCTGCCTCTCAATTGGCCCAGATGCGTTTGGCCAGCTGCACGAATATAAAT gAGGTTGATGATGAGGACTGTGCAAGCATGCGAAGCAGTTCCCCGTCAACACAATCCGAGATGCTAGTGGTGCCGCCACTTTCGGTGCAACCCACGCGGAAAAACAAGGCCGTTGTTGGCCGCATTTag
- the LOC6737184 gene encoding protein ECT2 isoform X3, whose translation MESGEKTAKGRWKLILGPPALKYAAEMKQTLGQNSRPIYNYAMRGVVTCFTGIRKKDELTKLVNLIHSMGGCIKKDLNTKTTHLICNHSGGEKYQYAKTFRLTVVRPAWVFAAWADRNSLEFDATQENFTKTHRLKAFEGQKICFFGFPVEEHQHMVDVLLENGGVCAELDDPECSHVVMPNTGAVFTSTSTSTDTNPSTLINPPESQIPGSSSASQAGEEEQRKAEQAEIKKMDYSHAETDNGMRLDIDQEQKENQGIEDEDDIHFDERLFVEAADIINHGEDQLPESDEEDQEEEQKPKVEEVLKEQEVEEDVQASTPKTSKIRTSLKAATPLSSPEMDGIALDFEGTTQNISPILKAIDECDLETDDLPPSENDLKRKRESFDNVSLMSVDSFALPASTKKPKLIRTGSISRTLRRSVSFVAEPLMKTLRPRRSSVADASSFIGSEAADNSICSLASSINLTLNDSIRKPVKEKLRSFCGRITRSSSRRHDRGVEGTPECTTLLDSGFKTPKAPKLRSTATPKTAKRLFGPVSGVVSALTLTNPSTPTPNPNPNTNCTATLDVNDASTHTFAFCAAAVTPAMQSSSSSSSPILSTSIAVHSSVQVIKSPEESTTRRHSPAPIEEPMAMVVDEHTTLTKPEPKNNHTHILKSDWFWYTIQNGYANEMDYLFGDYLDSITNTPNTDRRDSLPISFNKRKRKRFSQRIQLEGTPLGSGKRRSSVSDAGLLSVSNSLFDCTTSPDKLESDKLLHAEPEASDATPAKKSMRFNHFMDFYTTESNYVGILDTILNLFKNKLEELAETNDPLLNKSEIKTIFGNFLPIHEVHQSMLEHLRKLHANWREDCLIGDIIIQHRDELIKAYPPYVNFFEQMKEQLQYCDREYPRFHAFLKINQTKPECGRQGLQDLMIRPVQRLPSISLLLNDILKHTTSGNADHGRLEEALKAIKQVTLHINEDKRRTESRMAIFDIFNDIEGCPAHLVSSNRSFILKCEVNELSDSLSGRGDSLVLYLFSDSIELCKRRSKGFNTAKSPSTAKTHKHLKLISLNTIRLVIDISDSPRAFGLLLRGDKEKLYTFTISDEETDKSVYVKKLCNQIAAHTCRTDADKLLICRTSQELEVDISDVNVSTLSKAFKLAAKTRLKVGRAFSFNKTPNKLKRAVSTMMTSPFGSTNSLTPASQLAQMRLASCTNINEVDDEDCASMRSSSPSTQSEMLVVPPLSVQPTRKNKAVVGRI comes from the exons ATGGAGTCAGGGGAGAAAACTGCAAAAGGAAGATGGAAACT CATTCTGGGACCGCCGGCTTTGAAGTACGCGGCCGAGATGAAACAGACACTGGGCCAGAACTCGCGGCCCATTTACAATTACGCGATGCGCGGCGTGGTCACTTGTTTTACGGGCATACGCAAGAAGGATGAGCTG acgAAGCTGGTTAATCTCATTCACTCGATGGGTGGCTGCATTAAAAAGGATCTGAACACGAAGACCACGCATTTGATTTGCAACCACAGTGGCGGCGAAAAGTACCA gTACGCCAAAACCTTTCGGTTGACCGTGGTTCGTCCTGCTTGGGTGTTTGCCGCTTGGGCGGATCGTAATTCGCTGGAGTTCGATGCCACGCAAGAGAACTTCACCAAGACGCATCGCCTGAAGGCATTCGAGGGTCAAAAGATTTGCTTCTTTGGATTCCCTGTGGAGGAGCATCAGCATATGGTGGATGTACTTTTAGAAAACGGAGGCGTTTGTGCCGAGCTCGATGATCCGGAGTGCTCGCATGTC GTGATGCCCAATACGGGCGCAGTATTTACAAGCACTAGCACTAGCACAGATACTAACCCAAGCACCCTAATTAACCCACCCGAATCCCAAATCCCAGGCAGTAGTAGTGCATCGCAGGCGGGGGAAGAAGAGCAGCGAAAGGCTGAGCAGGCGGAAATCAAAAAGATGGATTACTCACACGCCGAAACGGACAATGGAATGAGATTGGACATTGACCAGGAGCAAAAAGAGAATCAAGGCATTGAAGACGAAGACGACATTCACTTTGACGAACGCCTGTTTGTGGAGGCGGCCGATATTATAAACCACGGAGAGGACCAATTGCCTGAATCAGATGAAGAAgaccaggaggaggagcagaaaCCCAAGGTCGAGGAGGTTCTAAAAGAACAGGAAGTTGAGGAGGATGTGCAAGCCAGCACGCCAAAGACTAGTAAAATAAGAACTAGCTTAAAGGCTGCCACGCCTCTTAGCTCACCCGAAATGGATGGCATTGCTTTGGACTTCGAGGGCACCACCCAGAACATTTCACCCATTTTAAAAGCTATTGACGAGTGTGACTTAGAGACAGATGATCTGCCGCCTTCGGAGAATGATCTAAAGCGCAAGAGGGAAAGCTTCGACAATGTGTCCCTGATGTCAGTGGATTCCTTTGCCCTGCCGGCGAGCACGAAAAAACCCAAACTCATACGCACAGGATCAATTTCGAGGACTCTTCGGCGATCTGTTAGCTTTGTTGCCGAACCATTGATGAAAACTTTACGGCCGCGCAGGAGTTCAGTGGCGGACGCATCCAGTTTCATTGGAAGCGAGGCAGCcgataattcaatttgctcaCTAGCCTCCTCAATAAATTTAACCCTAAATGACTCCATCAGAAAGCCAGTCAAGGAGAAGCTGCGCAGCTTTTGCGGCAGGATCACAAGAAGCAGCAGTCGTAGGCATGACAGAGGTGTCGAGGGCACTCCGGAATGTACCACCCTATTGGACAGTGGCTTCAAGACGCCAAAAGCACCCAAGCTCAGATCTACGGCCACGCCCAAAACAGCCAAGCGACTCTTCGGCCCCGTCTCCGGTGTTGTTTCCGCATTGACCCTTACTAACCCATCCACACCCACCCCGAATCCTAATCCGAATACGAATTGCACCGCCACTTTGGATGTCAACGATGCCTCCACCCACACATTCGCTTTCTGTGCTGCTGCCGTCACGCCTGCAAtgcaatcatcatcatcatcgtcatctcCCATACTATCGACTTCGATCGCTGTACATAGCTCGGTGCAAGTAATTAAGTCTCCCGAAGAGTCGACAACGAGGCGTCACAGCCCCGCGCCCATAGAAGAACCCATGGCAATG GTGGTTGACGAGCACACGACTTTGACAAAGCCGGAGCCGAAGAATAATCACACGCATATCCTGAAATCAGACTGGTTCTGGTATACCATACAGAATGGCTATGCCAATGAGATGGACTATCTGTTTGGCGAC TATTTGGATAGCATCACGAATACACCGAACACAGATCGTCGGGATTCCTTACCCATTAGCTTTAACAAGAGGAAACGCAAGCGTTTTTCGCAACGCATCCAGCTGGAGGGTACTCCGTTGGGTTCCGGAAAACGACGCTCCTCCGTTTCGGATGCCGGTCTACTGTCCGTATCAAATAGTTTGTTCGACTGCACCACCAGTCCGGATAAACTGGAGTCGGATAAGCTGCTGCATGCCGAGCCGGAGGCGAGTGATGCCACTCCAGCCAAGAAATCGATGCGCTTTAATCACTTTATGGACTTTTATACCACAGAGTCCAACTACGTGGGCATATTGGACACCATACTGAAT CTTTTTAAAAACAAGTTGGAAGAGTTGGCCGAAACCAATGATCCGCTGCTCAATAAGTCGGAGATCAAGACGATCTTTGGCAACTTCCTGCCTATCCACGAGGTACACCAAAGCATGCTGGAGCATCTGCGGAAGTTGCATGCTAACTGGCGGGAGGATTGTCTTATTGGAGACATAATCATTCAACATCGCGACGAGCTGATAAAGGCGTATCCACCATACGTCAACTTCTTCGAGCAGATGAAGGAGCAACTGCAGTACTGCGATCGGGAATATCCGCGTTTCCACGCCTTTCTGAAGATTAATCAAACGAAACCGGAGTGCGGACGCCAAGGTCTACAGGATCTGATGATCCGTCCGGTTCAGCGATTGCCCAGTATCAGTCTGTTGCTAAATGATATCCTAAAACATACGACTAGTGGCAATGCAGATCACGGACGTTTGGAGGAGGCTCTGAAAGCCATCAAGCAGGTGACACTGCATATCAACGAGGACAAAAGGAGGACAGAATCGCGCATGGCCATCTTCGATATATTCAACGATATCGAAGGGTGTCCGGCGCATTTAGTGAGTTCCAACCGCAGCTTTATCCTAAAGTGTGAGGTGAACGAGCTCTCCGACTCGCTGAGCGGTCGTGGTGATAGCCTGGTCCTGTACCTGTTCTCCGATTCCATTGAGCTGTGCAAGCGGCGTTCTAAAGGATTCAACACTGCAAAGTCGCCAAGCACGGCCAAGACGCATAAGCATCTCAAACTGATATCCCTGAATACGATCCGGCTAGTGATTGACATCTCGGATAGTCCAAGAGCTTTTGGTTTGCTCTTGCGGGGCGATAAGGAGAAGCTCTATACGTTTACGATCAGTGATGAGGAGACGGATAAGTCGGTCTATGTAAAGAAATTGTGCAACCAGATTGCAGCCCACACCTGCCGTACTGATGCG GACAAACTTTTGATTTGTCGTACCTCCCAGGAACTGGAGGTGGACATAAGCGATGTGAATGTCAGCACGCTCAGCAAAGCCTTTAAACTGGCAGCCAAAACGCGACTCAAG GTGGGTCGTGCTTTCTCCTTCAACAAGACGCCCAACAAACTGAAACGGGCCGTATCCACGATGATGACTTCGCCGTTTGGCAGCACCAACTCTCTAACACCTGCCTCTCAATTGGCCCAGATGCGTTTGGCCAGCTGCACGAATATAAAT gAGGTTGATGATGAGGACTGTGCAAGCATGCGAAGCAGTTCCCCGTCAACACAATCCGAGATGCTAGTGGTGCCGCCACTTTCGGTGCAACCCACGCGGAAAAACAAGGCCGTTGTTGGCCGCATTTag